The following are from one region of the Stigmatopora argus isolate UIUO_Sarg chromosome 9, RoL_Sarg_1.0, whole genome shotgun sequence genome:
- the fstl5 gene encoding follistatin-related protein 5 gives MTATRCWSAAILLAALATLYADGRAKNDEAYGSQPYQPALRLRHKDGIPDNPKMRGLMDHHSDPHPCGRKYCGLGRRCTVNQQTGQGQCNCIDRCKPHYKPVCGSDGKLYPNHCELHRASCSERHRISIVHSEECFYKGDSCRLSDYRRLKTKVLEAYDKKHIETKRVREDNTATRKQIVDAMFLNFDVDSNGHVSIDELSKVSKHRGLSKDVGECSLLDLLKYNDLDDDRQLTKEEFYTAFDVFQLDIPDNERVTVKTVTVGQSAVLICAITGQHRPPILWKRNNQHLNALNLDDINDFGDDGSLYFTKLTTNHIGNYTCHADGYEMLFQTHILLVDVPPIIRVYPESQAREPGVTASLRCHAEGIPRPRLTWLKNGMDIIPKLSKQLTLQANSSEVHISNVRFEDTGAYTCIARNQAGVDEDISSLFVEDSARKTLANILWRDEGFGIGNMFYVFYQDGIKVIQPVACEIQRHIKPSEKLLALKEEVCPPSEDDEVQECVWSAAVNVKDKFIYAAQPTLDRVLIVDVQSQKAVQTVSTDPYPAKLHYDQSRDKVWILSWGDRQKSFPTLQVISEASVKLSHHTVHTQPVSGRFDKADDFFIPSVSLLVDSVRFGLIFHQNEPVLHKIDLETMAYVKNISLRDFNCIPKSAAYTHLGGYYFVNCRPDSTGATQPQVIVDSVTDGVVGQNRDVTGTPYVSPDSRYLVTVDDSDGLMRIQTISERGEIGEPFDIHTNLHISDLAFQRSFTEAHQYNVFGSSGRQTDVLFVELHSGKVKMIKSLKEAIKPNEWPWGTKNRAVVGGGTFGQYLMTPSRESLFILDGRLNKLNCEIIDVVKGNVLAWVGQS, from the exons GATGGAATCCCTGACAACCCGAAAATGAGGG GTTTGATGGACCATCACAGTGACCCGCATCCATGCGGACGAAAATATTGCGGCCTGGGCCGTCGCTGCACAGTCAACCAGCAGACAGGCCAAGGGCAGTGTAACTGCATAGACCGCTGCAAACCTCACTACAAGCCCGTATGTGGCTCTGACGGAAAACTCTACCCCAACCACTGCGAGCTGCACCGTGCTTCCTGCTCTGAACGCCACAGGATTTCCATCGTTCACAGCGAAGAGTGTTTCTACAAAG GTGATAGCTGCAGACTAAGCGACTACAGGCGTCTGAAGACCAAAGTCTTGGAGGCATATGACAAAAAGCACATAGAGACAAAGAGGGTTCGCGAGGACAACACGGCCACCAGAAAGCAGATTGTTGATGCCATGTTCCTAAATTTTGATGTGGACAGCAATGGACATGTATCAATAGACGAACTTTCGAAG GTATCTAAGCACCGAGGTCTGTCCAAGGACGTTGGCGAGTGTTCGCTGTTGGATCTGCTTAAGTACAATGACCTAGACGATGACCGGCAGCTTACCAAGGAAGAATTCTACACCGCCTTTG ATGTGTTCCAGCTGGATATCCCGGACAACGAGAGAGTGACAGTGAAGACCGTGACAGTGGGTCAGAGCGCAGTGCTCATCTGTGCCATTACTGGCCAGCACCGCCCACCCATCCTGTGGAAGAGGAACAATCAGCATCTCAATGCTTTGAACCTGGATGACATCAAC GACTTTGGTGACGACGGCTCTTTGTACTTCACCAAGTTGACCACAAACCACATTGGCAATTACACCTGCCATGCCGACGGCTATGAGATGCTCTTCCAGACGCACATTCTTCTCGTAGACG TTCCGCCCATCATTCGGGTGTACCCGGAGAGCCAAGCAAGGGAGCCTGGCGTCACCGCCAGCCTCCGATGCCACGCCGAGGGCATCCCCCGTCCGCGGCTGACCTGGCTCAAGAACGGCATGGACATCATACCCAAGTTATCCAAGCAACTCACGCTGCAAG CTAACAGCAGCGAGGTGCACATCAGCAACGTGCGCTTTGAGGACACCGGCGCTTACACCTGCATTGCCAGAAACCAGGCAGGTGTGGACGAGGATATCTCTTCACTCTTTGTGGAAGACTCTGCACGCAAAACCC TGGCCAACATTCTGTGGCGCGATGAAG GGTTCGGTATTGGAAACATGTTCTACGTGTTCTACCAGGACGGCATTAAAGTCATTCAGCCCGTGGCATGTGAGATACAGAGGCACATCAAGCCTAGTGAGAAACTGCTGGCTCTGAag gaggaagtgtgtcccccCTCAGAAGACGATGAGGTGCAGGAGTGCGTGTGGTCAGCGGCGGTCAACGTCAAGGACAAATTCATTTACGCCGCCCAGCCCACTTTGGACCGCGTGCTCATTGTGGATGTCCAGTCCCAGAAGGCCGTCCAG ACGGTCAGCACCGACCCGTATCCCGCCAAACTGCACTATGACCAATCCCGAGACAAGGTGTGGATCCTCAGCTGGGGTGATAGGCAAAAGAGCTTTCCGACACTGCAG GTGATAAGTGAGGCGAGTGTGAAGCTATCCCACCACACGGTGCACACACAGCCTGTGAGTGGACGCTTTGACAAGGCCGATGACTTCTTCATTCCCTCGGTCAGCCTCTTGGTGGACAGCGTGAG ATTTGGCCTCATCTTTCACCAAAATGAGCCTGTCTTGCACAAGATTGACTTGGAGACCATGGCCTACGTGAAAAACATCAGCCTGCGGGACTTTAACTGCATCCCCAAGTCGGCCGCCTACACTCACCTGGGAGGTTACTACTTTGTCAACTGCCGCCCAGACTCCACTGGGGCCACACAGCCTCAGGTCATCGTGGACAGCGTGACGGATGGCGTGGTCGGGCAGAACCGCGACGTTACCGGAACGCCTTACGTGTCCCCAGACAGCCGTTATCTGGTCACCGTGGACGACAGTGACGGCCTGATGCGGATTCAGACCATCTCGGAACGGGGTGAGATCGGGGAGCCATTCGACATCCACACTAACCTGCACATCTCCGACCTGGCTTTCCAGCGCTCCTTTACAGAGGCCCACCAGTACAACGTGTTTGGTAGCTCAGGCCGGCAGACCGACGTGCTGTTTGTGGAACTGCACAGCGGCAAAGTGAAGATGATCAAGAGCTTGAAAGAGGCCATCAAGCCCAATGAGTGGCCGTGGGGCACCAAGAACCGAGCGGTAGTGGGCGGCGGCACGTTTGGCCAATATCTCATGACCCCTTCCCGTGAGTCCCTGTTCATCCTGGACGGGCGGCTCAACAAGCTCAACTGCGAGATCATTGATGTTGTCAAAGGCAACGTGTTGGCCTGGGTCGGGCAGTCCTAA